One part of the Rutidosis leptorrhynchoides isolate AG116_Rl617_1_P2 chromosome 1, CSIRO_AGI_Rlap_v1, whole genome shotgun sequence genome encodes these proteins:
- the LOC139888255 gene encoding E3 ubiquitin-protein ligase WAV3-like isoform X2: protein MFIQKLKHGDCLWETINMFAVCFDAPLVANGDTNIAEGPRRGVKVMEDRRENNPVASVILLSDREDTYTVNGSSNPGGVKCHLNYKLFRPKFIHNVDGNSGINILVHAFGFAADHDASSTHSISELSSGTFLFIETKGVIQDALALCIRGLLSVVVKDAKVFLESVTLTFLLGR from the coding sequence CATGGTGACTGTTTATGGGAGACCATAAACATGTTTGCAGTTTGTTTTGATGCTCCATTGGTGGCGAATGGCGACACCAATATTGCAGAAGGTCCGAGAAGAGGCGTGAAAGTTATGGAAGATCGACGGGAGAACAACCCGGTTGCGAGTGTAATTTTGTTATCAGATCGAGAAGATACGTATACTGTGAATGGAAGTTCGAACCCAGGTGGTGTAAAATGTCATTTGAATTACAAATTATTCCGTCCTAAGTTTATTCATAATGTTGATGGAAACTCGGGAATCAATATACTGGTACATGCTTTTGGGTTCGCTGCAGACCACGATGCTTCATCGACACACTCAATTTCTGAGCTTTCAAGTGGGACATTTTTGTTTATTGAAACTAAAGGTGTGATTCAAGACGCGCTTGCACTATGTATACGTGGACTTTTGAGTGTAGTGGTCAAAGATGCTAAAGTGTTTCTCGAGAGTGTAACCTTAACGTTTTTGTTAGGCCGTTAA